A genomic stretch from Cyprinus carpio isolate SPL01 chromosome A12, ASM1834038v1, whole genome shotgun sequence includes:
- the st6galnac gene encoding alpha-N-acetylgalactosaminide alpha-2,6-sialyltransferase 2 has product MTGRLPPRLLLWFIGLLGIALLTLFIVCVAFQIQESWQVMSFQSFPSKHLRLFSDKNDRSSLEYQFSAENKLNSSEELEHNSLQQSDVGDSSESGNDTKSDQESSDQAKSDQAKSNKANSTISSLKTVAKPTEPDFFGDQYATDDFPSQTNCPNNIRKHVPQTQFADMFLHNIPVLQWAKHFTPEEYKRLSQYRGAHGWGSVSAEVLNSSLGILNTPANWLMFDDWEKSANGSKCIRCAVVGNGGILNGTRKGKEIDAHHYVFRVNGAALKGFENDVGSRTSFYTFSTNTMRNSMRSYARVGYRGPPISKETRYIFLPDHDRDYILMKAASTHTAIATGPERSKKPPTYFGKDVTVEKFKIYHPDFIRYLRNRFLHSKLLKTGARRIYRPSTGAVMLLAAIHTCDQVDAYGFMTPDYSLYSDHYYDKQWHKVHFYANHDMRMEMRLWQELHKAGLMNLFMRK; this is encoded by the exons ATGACAGGCCGGCTGCCCCCGAGGCTTCTGCTGTGGTTCATTGGGTTGTTAGGCATCGCGTTATTGACATTATTCATAGTTTGCGTGGCTTTTCAGATCCAGGAGTCATGGCAAGTGATGAGCTTCCAAAGCTTCCCAAGTAAACATTTAAG GTTATTTTCTGACAAGAATGACCGCAGTTCTTTGGAATATCAATTCTCTGCTGAGAATAAACTGAACTCTTCTGAAGAGCTGGAGCATAATTCATTGCAGCAATCAGATGTTGGGGATTCATCAGAGTCAGGAAACGACACAAAGTCTGATCAAGAGAGTTCTGACCAAGCAAAGTCTGATCAAGCAAAGTCAAATAAAGCTAATTCAACCATAAGCTCCTTAAAAACAGTGGCCAAACCCACAGAGCCAGACTTTTTTGGTGACCAGTATGCCACAGATGACTTCCCTTCACAAACA AACTGTCCCAACAACATTAGGAAGCATGTGCCTCAGACTCAGTTTGCTGATATGTTTCTGCACAATATCCCAGTGCTTCAGTGGGCAAAGCATTTCACTCCAGAAGAGTACAAGCGGTTGAGTCAGTACCGTGGAGCACACGGCTGGGGAAGTGTTAGTGCCGAAG TGTTGAACAGCTCACTGGGAATTTTAAATACACCTGCAAATTGGTTGATGTTTGATGACTGGGAGAAAAGCGCGAACGGATCCAAGTGTATTCGCTGTGCTGTGGTGGGAAACGGTGGAATACTGAATGGTacaaggaaaggaaaggagattGATGCACATCACTATGTCTTCAG GGTAAATGGTGCGGCTCTTAAAGGGTTTGAGAATGATGTGGGATCCCGGACTTCCTTCTACACATTCTCAACCAACACTATGCGAAACTCCATGCGTAGCTATGCTCGCGTTGGCTACAGAGGTCCACCCATATCCAAG GAGACCAGGTATATATTCCTGCCAGACCATGACAGAGATTATATTCTTATGAAGGCGGCTTCCACACACACAGCAATTGCTACAGGCCCTGAGCGCagcaaaaa ACCGCCTACATACTTTGGTAAAGATGTGACGGTAGAAAAATTCAAAATCTACCACCCAGACTTTATCCGCTACCTCAGAAACAG GTTCCTGCATTCCAAACTTCTGAAAACAGGCGCAAGAAGAATTTACAGGCCGTCCACAGGAGCAGTAATGCTCCTAGCTGCTATTCATACATGTGACCAG gtTGATGCTTACGGGTTCATGACCCCTGACTACAGTCTGTATTCAGACCACTACTACGACAAACAATGGCATAAAGTGCATTTCTATGCTAATCATGACATGCGAATGGAAATGAGGTTGTGGCAAGAGCTGCATAAGGCCGGACTGATGAATCTCTTCATGCGCAAATAA
- the LOC109105530 gene encoding LOW QUALITY PROTEIN: centrosomal protein of 131 kDa-like (The sequence of the model RefSeq protein was modified relative to this genomic sequence to represent the inferred CDS: inserted 2 bases in 1 codon; substituted 2 bases at 2 genomic stop codons), with protein MGGVPVCFLVSMRRCCAVELMTDEKSLSYAPNGNNDALICIKIVTSSDVDNIGKFMMHTTRSPSASIQTGAAGDVLDLSLTGSQLTVGRRPSSASPGKHFSRSISVSVASDGRGKRNTLTDAGLGSSRAIKNLRRSNSTTQVNQQGNTSLSEGHTEDFLALFNSSGDGRRKLASLSKTSKDHTTWNILDDHSRAFPVPSSSHSTCSVDSPTGLKKREAGVSLAANFTANNRSNKAAVGNSVTTILHNNHSEKPLTPKSSNQKPSFNNIIKATVNDDVTVDVSCSLTKSQKNFSSASSISNNNAPRSPRSPGQPRRREVTEEEAERYIQQVNHAAITIQRWYRRHANRKRANENTIKHLLISKKKEREQRAEEEKTAESLKKKEDDRKRIREEKARLARLTAIQELQQKRAQRAAEVQQIAEEEVETLRHAGKVGRKKLTKSSPTSSSDVKAKNTDSNVNVVPDLDDVTNLRAASPAGSVCRGSQCSQEILQRSVSMEDQRQGASSSRAQSKTTLNDLLDTLKLLEEAPERLSEPKSYRKDKYSWIDEDEDSNSLTTDNVERHRQLSQTPALPDGGALLSEAKLQSIMSFLDEMEKSEQERPRSVTSGSHREVVLSEEDLAVVEQASATAAEVTGSMMRLKLELDEKKRTVNMLQTALAQQRELTIRHVKETEKELNHTFQLQKQQYEATIQRHLTFIDQLIDDKKALSERCEEVVGDLEGVXMRYTMRIFLMXEQHEMVWQILGPMCEEIKKLKELMSATEKIRREKWIDEKTKKIKEITVKGLEPEIQKLISKHKQELKKLRVLHEAELLQADERAAQRYVRQTEELRQQLERERDEQCQRERELAKQRIEKQQQEEENALQQQRRRLYKEVSEEKERITQLAARQHAELEDLRKQLEKNSSLAARALREELEKSREEQERRHQVEIKALKERLEIEKQTWEENYMKKEEAWLLSRERELKEEVRRGRDQEIELAIQRLEEETRGAREECERVADNRIKRVREKYEAELRDLERSERAALQKQQEMREKHSEMDAELLRQQSLLRQREQEISDLTQAHDKLSDERRSLAEVIRQEFAERLVETEEENRRMKMEVSEAKARLRLEVERVTREKEEELAEVHQRVKSAILKKEETVNNLRKQHEAAVKRADHLESLLEQQRKXLLGK; from the exons ATGGGCGGAGTTCCTGTATGTTTTCTGGTTTCCATGAGAAGATGTTGCGCTGTGGAGTTGATGACAGATGAGAAATCACTGTCTTACGCTCCGAACGGGAATAACGACGCTCTTATTTGTATAAAGATAGTTACTTCATCTGATGTGGACAATATAGGGAAG TTTATGATGCATACAACTCGCAGTCCATCGGCATCCATCCAGACAGGGGCAGCTGGAGATGTTCTGGACCTCAGCCTGACCGGCTCTCAGCTCACAGTGGGTCGCAGACCCAGCAGCGCTTCACCTGGAAAACACTTCTCTCGATCCATATCTGTGTCTGTGGCCAGTGATGGCCGGGGGAAGCGAAACACTTTG ACTGATGCTGGATTGGGAAGCTCACGAGCAATTAAGAATCTGCGTCGGTCCAACAGCACCACACAGGTGAACCAGCAGGGCAACACAAGCCTCAG TGAAGGCCACACAGAAGACTTCCTGGCTCTGTTCAACAGCAGTGGTGATGGACGTAGAAAACTAGCCAGCCTCTCCAAGACATCTAAAGACCATACTACTTGGAACATCCTG GATGACCATTCGAGAGCATTTCCTGTGCCCAGCAGCTCTCACAGTACCTGCAGTGTTGATTCTCCTACAGGCCTGAAGAAGAGGGAAGCTGGCGTCTCTCTGGCTGCCAACTTCACTGCCAACAACAG GAGCAATAAAGCAGCTGTGGGTAACTCTGTGACCACCATCCTTCATAATAACCACTCAGAGAAACCCCTCACTCCAAAGAGCTCCAATCAGAAACCCTCCTTCAA TAACATAATCAAAGCCACCGTAAATGATGATGTGACTGTGGATGTGAGCTGTTCTCTTACTAAGTCTCAGAAGAACTTCTCCTCTGCGTCATCAATCTCCAACAACAATGCCCCCCGTAGCCCCCGAAGCCCAGGTCAGCCACGCAGACGAGAGGTGACCGAGGAGGAGGCCGAAAG GTATATTCAGCAGGTGAACCATGCTGCTATTACCATCCAGCGTTGGTATCGTCGCCATGCCAACAGAAAGAGAGCCAATGAGAATACAATCAAACACCTCCTCATATCCAAAAAGAAG gagagagagcagagagcagaaGAGGAGAAAACTGCTGAATCactgaagaagaaagaagatGATCGAAAACGCATCAGGGAGGAGAAAGCTCGTCTGGCTCGCCTTACCGCTATACAG GAGCTTCAGCAGAAAAGAGCCCAACGTGCTGCAGAGGTACAGCAGATAGCAGAGGAGGAGGTAGAGACACTAAGACATGCAGGGAAAGTGGGGCGTAAAAAACTCACCAAGAGTTCACCCACTTCTTCCTCTGACGTCAAGGCTAAGAACACAG ATTCTAATGTGAACGTGGTGCCTGATCTGGATGATGTGACAAATCTGAGGGCTGCATCGCCCGCTGGTTCTGTATGCAGAGGATCTCAGTGTTCTCAG GAGATCCTCCAGAGGTCGGTGAGCATGGAGGACCAGCGGCAGGGGGCGTCATCGAGCAGGGCACAGTCTAAAACCACTCTAAATGACTTGCTGGACACACTGAAGCTCTTAGAAGAGGCGCCAGAGAGACTGTCAGAGCCTAAGAGTTACAGGAAGGACAAGTATTCGTGGATTGATGAG gatgaagACTCCAACTCCCTGACAACGGATAATGTGGAACGGCACAGGCAGCTGAGTCAGACCCCAGCCCTACCAGATGGGGGCGCTCTGCTTTCAGAAGCCAAACTGCAGAGCATTATGAGCTTCCTGGATGAGATGGAGAAGTCAGAGCAGGAGAGACCACGCTCGGTCACCTCTGGATCACACAGAGAG GTGGTGTTGTCCGAGGAAGATCTAGCAGTTGTGGAACAAGCCTCAGCCACAGCTGCTGAGGTCACCGGATCTATGATGAGACTCAAACTGGAGCTGGATGAGAAAAAACGCACAGTCAATATGCTACAGACAGCACTG GCCCAGCAGAGGGAGCTGACGATCCGGCATGTGAAGGAGACTGAGAAAGAGCTCAATCATACTTTCCAGTTACAGAAGCAGCAGTATGAAGCTACCATACAGAGACACTTGACATTTATAGACCAG CTGATTGATGATAAAAAGGCCCTGAGCGAACGCTGTGAGGAAGTAGTGGGAGATCTAGAGGGTGT TATGAGATATACTATGAGGATTTTTCTGATGTAGGAGCAGCATGAGATG GTTTGGCAAATTCTGGGTCCCATGTGTGAG GAGATTAAGAAGCTGAAAGAGTTAATGAGTGCCACGGAAAAGATCCGCCGGGAGAAATGGATTGATGAGAAGACCAAGAAGATCAAGGAGATCACTGTAAAAG GTCTGGAGCCAGAGATTCAGAAGCTCATCTCCAAACACAAGCAGGAGCTGAAGAAACTCCGAGTTCTTCATGAGGCAGAGCTGCTTCAGGCAGACGAGAGGGCTGCCCAACGTTACGTCAGGCAGACCGAGGAATTACGACAGCagttggagagagaaagagatgaacagtgccagagagagagagaactggcCAAGCAGAG gaTTGAGAAACAGCAGCAGGAAGAGGAGAACGCGCTGCAGCAGCAGAGGAGGCGTCTGTATAAAGAAGTGTCAGAGGAGAAAGAGCGAATCACACAGCTGGCAGCCAG GCAACATGCTGAGCTGGAGGACTTAAGGAAGCAGCTGGAAAAGAACAGCTCTTTGGCAGCAAGAGCACTGAGAGAAGAGCTGGAAAAGAGCAGAGAAGAGCAGGAGAGACGACACCAG GTTGAAATAAAGGCCCTGAAGGAAAGACTTGAGATAGAGAAACAGACATGGGaagaaaattatatgaaaaaagaG GAAGCATGGCTGCTGAGCAGAGAAAGGGAGCTTAAAGAGGAAGTGCGTCGAGGGAGAGACCAAGAGATCGAGCTGGCCATTCAGAGACTAGAAGAGGAGACCAGAGGGGCAAGAGAGGAGTGTGAGAGAGTGGCTGACAACCG GATAAAGCGTGTGAGGGAGAAATACGAGGCTGAGCTCAGAGATCTGGAGCGTTCGGAGCGGGCAGCACTGCAGAAACAGCAGGAGATGAGAGAGAAACACAGTGAGATGGATGCAGAGCTCCTCCGGCAACAGTCGCTTTTACGACAACGAGAGCAGGAGATAAGCGACCTCACCCAG GCCCATGACAAGTTATCAGATGAGCGCCGCAGTCTAGCAGAAGTGATCAGACAAGAATTTGCCGAACGGCTTGTAGAGACGGAGGAAGAGAATAGGAGGATGAAGATGGAGGTTTCTGAGGCCAAGGCACGACTCCGGTTAGAGGTGGAGCGAGTGAccagagagaaagaagaggagcTTGCAGAGGTGCATCAAAG AGTGAAGTCAGCTATTTTGAAGAAGGAAGAGACTGTTAATAACCTGCGCAAGCAGCATGAG GCTGCAGTGAAGAGAGCAGATCACCTTGAGTCTTTGTTGGAACAGCAGAGAAAATAGCTGTTAGGGAAATGA